The genomic segment GAAAACGACAAGTATTTGGTGGGCCTGCAGAAAGAAGACTTTATAGAGAGAGTGAGCCATTACTACTGTGAAATTAACATGTTGCACCCTTTTGTCAGCGGTAATGGTATTGCGCAACGCGTTTTCTTTGAGCAGATGGCGATCCACGCAGGTTACGCGTTGAGCTGGAAAGATATCAACCCGGACGACTGGGCGGCGGCAAATCAGAGTGGGGCGACAGGGGATTTAACGGCGCTGAACACCCTCTTTGCCAAAGTAGTGAGCGATGCGCGGGAAACGGAGTAGAATAGGGCGGCCTTTTCTCCGGAGCCGCCATGATCCTGCTGATTGATAACTACGATTCCTTCACCTGGAACCTTTACCAGTACTTTTGTGAACTGGGGGCCGAGGTTGTCGTTCGCCGCAACGACGACATCAGCCTGGCCGACATTGAAACGCTGGCCCCGCAGAAAATTGTTATCTCGCCGGGGCCGTGTACGCCCTCAGAATCCGGCGTCTCTCTGGATGTCATCCGCCACTATGCCGGTAAGCTGCCTGTCCTGGGCGTCTGCCTGGGGCATCAGGCTATTGCGCAGGTCTTTGGTGCGACTATCGTGCGGGCGGCGAAAGTGATGCACGGTAAAACCTCCCCCGTTACGCACAACGGCGCTGGAGTATTTACCGGGCTAAATAACCCGTTAACCGTCACGCGTTATCACTCTCTGGTGATTGACCCCCTTACGTTGCCCACGTGCTTCGAAGTGACCGCCTGGAGCGACACCTGCGAGATCATGGGCATCCGCCACCGGGACTGGGATCTCGAAGGGGTGCAGTTTCACCCGGAAAGTATTCTGAGCGAACAGGGGCACCTGCTGCTGGCCAATTTCCT from the unidentified bacterial endosymbiont genome contains:
- the pabA gene encoding aminodeoxychorismate synthase component 2; protein product: MILLIDNYDSFTWNLYQYFCELGAEVVVRRNDDISLADIETLAPQKIVISPGPCTPSESGVSLDVIRHYAGKLPVLGVCLGHQAIAQVFGATIVRAAKVMHGKTSPVTHNGAGVFTGLNNPLTVTRYHSLVIDPLTLPTCFEVTAWSDTCEIMGIRHRDWDLEGVQFHPESILSEQGHLLLANFLNR